TGATAATCAGTATCTTGATACCCTTGCGATAATGAATGGAGCAAAATGGGAGATAGAAGTTCCTAACTGGTATTATAGTGTTACCGTTGATTGTGGAGACCCTATGGACCCTGAGTGTGATGATTATAACCATGATTTAATTATAGAAGGGCAATTAAGTCACATTTCTTCACCTAATTTTTCTGTTAGTGTTTTAAGAAACCCTGGACCACCTCCAGTATACGATGTTTACTGGTATAAAAGGCACATTGTAGATGTCACAGTAAATGATGGGAGATTAACAATTGAACCAGTAGATACATCTAATAATGGTCCGAGAATATGTCATATTCAAATAAGACCAAATTCAGGTGTAAACTGGGCAACACCAGAAGCATTTAATAAACATCTTGTATATTCAAATACTGTGTCAGGAAATACAGGGTCAAATCAAATTCTTGTTAATGGAAATATAACTTATAATAACTGGCAGGCAAATTTAAATTATAAAGATGAAAGTAAAAAAACTTTTACACATACCAGTTCTTTTTCAATTCCGAGAAATTCAGCAAGTATAAGTATTCCAGTAGCAACAACTTTACAACAGCCAAATTTTACACCAACTCCTACAATGAGATTTAAGGATAGCAATGGCAGTACTCCTTATGACCCTGCAACAGGTTATAATTCTTATACTGACTTAACAAATATTAATGGTGGAAATGACCCTTATAATGTTTCAGGAACAAGTGAATATTATACCTTTTCAAATTTAAGTAATCTTTCATCAGGTACTTATTTTTTTGAAAAAACAGATAGTAAAACACAATTACAGATAAAATTTACACCAAACAGCAATCCCAACATTCCTTCAGGAATAATCCTAAAAGCAGGAGCAATTGATTCAGGTGAAGCAGCAGATATAATAATTGATGTTAATCTTGATTCATCTACCTCAATACTCGGTCAACTTATGGCTGAAAGAAATATTGAGATAACTGGAAGTATCCCTGTTTCCATCGGTTCTTCAAATCAATATACAATTGCTGCAAGAGATACAGTTAAAATCAGTCCATCAGGAAATCTTACAATAAATGGAAATATTTATGGTGGAAAAAAAGTTTATATTCAGGCAAATAACAATACAATCACAATAAATGGAAATATCTGTGCAGATAATCAAAGTGAAAATAGTGAAATAGAAATAAGAGGAACAGGAACAATAAATATAAATGGAAAAATCTATGCTAAAACTAAAATAACAATAGATGGAACAGGTTTAAATTTAACAATAAGCGATGAAGTTAACTGCCCTGGTGAAGTAATAATTCAGGGAAGTGGAAATGTAACAATTAATAAAGATTTAAAAGGTGGACTTCAAACAGGTGGTTCAGTAAATTTAACTGTAAACGGCAGTGTATTTTCTAATACCGCAAATATACCTATAAATATTGGAGGAACTGGAAATATCAACATAAATGGAGTTATAGCAGGAGTGGGTGTTATTACAATTTCAAATTCAAAATTAACAGTTGACGCAAGAAATACAAATTATGCTGGTGCTATATGCTGGGATGGAAATGGAACAATAACAATATCTTCCTCTCCAGCAATTTATCTCGGCGAGCATCAATATTCAGCAATTTTTGTTGATTCTGGAACAGGTGATGTAAATATAAATGCCCGTATAAATCCAAACTATTATCTACCCACTTCTCAATCAGTTTCAAATCAGATGGCCATAATAAACAAATCAAGTTCTAATAATATAAACATTAATGCAGAAGTGGTTGGACCTGTGTATTCAAGAACAAATATAACAGTGGGAACAAACGGAAAAGTAAAAGGAGCAATAATAACAGACGGGACTCTTACTTTAAATGGTGGAGAAATAATTTATGATAGCGCTCCTTTTAAGAATAATACAGAAGTTTATAAGGGCTTTACAGGTGGCAGAAGAAAATATTTACCAGTTATAGGAAGTTGGAGAATTGAATGGTGAAGAAGGAGGAAAAAATGTTAATGGAGTATATTGAAAAAGCGTTAAAAAAAGCAGAATATAAAAAAATTGAAGATGGAACCTGGTTTGGTACAATAAAGAATTTTGAAGGTGTTTGGGCTAATGGAAAAACTATTGAAGAAACAAGAAGACAACTTATAGAAGTATTAGAAGAATGGCTTTTACTGAAAATAAAAGATGGAGATGAAATTCCGGAAATAGACGGTGAAAAAATTGAAATAAAAAGAGTTCCAAGTAAGATATGAAAAAAGTAATAAAATTTGATGAACTTGTGAGAAAATTTAGGAAATTAGGTTATGAAGGGCCCTTTTCAGGTGGGAAACATTTATTTATGAAAAAAGGAAGTAAGAAGGTTCACATACCCAATCCTCATAAAAGTAAAGATATTCATATAAGTTTGCTTAAAGAGATTTTAAAATGTGCTGGAATTGATGAAAAGGAATGGGAAGATGCATAAGAGAAGTTGGAGAATTGAATGGTAAATAAAAATGGATTAACTCTACTTGAAGTTTTGATTGCAGTTTTTCTTATGGCTATTGTTATTGCTGGTGGACTTCTTTTAATTTCAGGAAATTTAAATGTTATAAAAAAGGCAAATGAATTAACTATAGCAACTGCTTTATTACAATATACAATTGAAGATATTAAAAATATTGATTTTCCACCAGTTTATTATGATAGGCAAGGTAATTTTGGAGATGAAGTTGAAACAGAATCAATTGTAGATGTAAATTTATATACTGATTATACACCTGTTTTTTACAAAAATGATTATAGGATTATAAGATTTGTTCAAGGTTTAGATAGTTCTGGGAATATTATTTCAAATTTT
The genomic region above belongs to bacterium and contains:
- a CDS encoding prepilin-type N-terminal cleavage/methylation domain-containing protein encodes the protein MVNKNGLTLLEVLIAVFLMAIVIAGGLLLISGNLNVIKKANELTIATALLQYTIEDIKNIDFPPVYYDRQGNFGDEVETESIVDVNLYTDYTPVFYKNDYRIIRFVQGLDSSGNIISNF
- a CDS encoding type II toxin-antitoxin system HicA family toxin; the encoded protein is MKKVIKFDELVRKFRKLGYEGPFSGGKHLFMKKGSKKVHIPNPHKSKDIHISLLKEILKCAGIDEKEWEDA
- a CDS encoding type II toxin-antitoxin system HicB family antitoxin: MVKKEEKMLMEYIEKALKKAEYKKIEDGTWFGTIKNFEGVWANGKTIEETRRQLIEVLEEWLLLKIKDGDEIPEIDGEKIEIKRVPSKI